The following proteins are encoded in a genomic region of Fundidesulfovibrio soli:
- a CDS encoding DUF1972 domain-containing protein, translated as MSDAPAWRPLRIALVGTRGAPCRYGGFETCVEEVGKRLATRGHHVTLYCREHLYPERDPRPLGMYAVYLPSLRGKAVETLSHTFLSIVHSLFPRHDAHMVFNAANAPLMALYKLLGRHVALNPDGLEWKRAKWGKKAQAYYRICEKLGCLLADRLITDSAALGDYYRDVHDTDSDTVAYGAYPASAPATGRLARMGLEPRGYFLQVTRFEPENNPLLTLRAFKHLQTGKKLVLVGGCPYPSVYAGSIESEAGPSVLLPGFIYDKELLAELMGNCFAYVHGNEVGGTNPALLQAMAAGCFVMARDVLFNREVLDDCGIFFEPEEEKLAQAMGWSLEHAGELDGYRGRAMERIRTTYDWDQIALGYERTLLKIAGGAGKR; from the coding sequence ATGAGCGACGCACCAGCCTGGCGTCCGCTGCGCATCGCCCTGGTGGGCACGCGCGGCGCCCCCTGCCGCTACGGCGGCTTCGAGACCTGCGTGGAGGAGGTGGGCAAGCGCCTGGCCACCCGGGGGCACCACGTGACCCTGTACTGCCGGGAGCACCTCTACCCGGAGCGCGATCCCAGGCCCCTGGGCATGTACGCGGTCTATCTGCCGAGCCTGCGCGGCAAGGCGGTGGAGACTCTAAGCCACACCTTCCTGAGCATCGTCCACTCGCTGTTCCCCAGGCACGACGCGCACATGGTCTTCAACGCGGCCAACGCCCCGTTGATGGCCCTCTACAAGCTTCTCGGCCGGCATGTGGCGCTCAACCCCGACGGCCTGGAGTGGAAGCGGGCCAAGTGGGGCAAGAAGGCGCAAGCCTACTACCGCATCTGCGAGAAGCTGGGCTGCCTGCTCGCCGACAGGCTCATCACGGACTCCGCTGCCCTGGGCGACTACTACCGCGACGTGCACGACACGGATTCCGACACCGTGGCCTACGGGGCCTATCCCGCCTCGGCACCGGCCACCGGCAGGCTTGCGCGGATGGGGCTTGAGCCGCGCGGGTATTTCCTCCAGGTCACGCGCTTCGAACCGGAGAACAACCCGCTGCTCACCCTGCGGGCCTTCAAGCACCTGCAGACGGGCAAGAAGCTGGTGCTGGTGGGCGGCTGCCCCTACCCGAGCGTTTACGCCGGTAGTATCGAGAGTGAGGCCGGGCCGAGCGTGCTGCTGCCCGGGTTCATTTACGACAAGGAACTGCTGGCCGAGCTGATGGGCAACTGCTTCGCCTACGTGCACGGCAACGAGGTGGGGGGAACCAATCCGGCGCTCCTGCAGGCCATGGCCGCAGGGTGTTTCGTCATGGCCCGCGACGTGCTCTTCAACCGGGAGGTGCTGGACGACTGCGGCATCTTCTTCGAACCCGAGGAGGAGAAGTTGGCCCAGGCCATGGGCTGGAGCCTGGAGCACGCCGGAGAGCTGGACGGCTACCGCGGGCGGGCCATGGAGCGCATCCGCACCACCTACGACTGGGACCAGATCGCCCTGGGCTACGAGCGGACACTGCTCAAAATCGCCGGAGGAGCCGGGAAGCGTTAG
- a CDS encoding helix-turn-helix domain-containing protein, producing the protein MSNDTTNIPQEVAELAGSGRKSLSRAWREHLGLTKEQVAARMGISKAALEQIEARTAKPRRATLAKVAAALGVDVEQLVG; encoded by the coding sequence ATGAGCAACGACACCACGAACATTCCGCAGGAAGTCGCAGAGCTGGCCGGTTCGGGCCGCAAGAGTTTGTCCCGCGCCTGGCGCGAGCACCTGGGCCTGACCAAGGAACAGGTGGCGGCCAGGATGGGCATCTCCAAGGCCGCGCTGGAACAGATCGAGGCGCGCACGGCCAAACCGCGCCGGGCCACGCTCGCCAAGGTTGCGGCGGCGCTGGGGGTGGATGTGGAGCAGCTGGTGGGATAG
- a CDS encoding glycosyltransferase family 2 protein: MTLAAALLFLCLAPLALWLAALGLLALASLRNLRKAGQPPQALHVRLAVLVPAHDEELMIGGTVRAILASAHPTDNLRVFVVADNCTDATAAEARLAGAVCLERDDPQRRGKAYALEFGLAAIRERGGFDAVVLFDADSRPAANFLPRMAGWTSLRREVVQGRYDVLEPERTWFTRLTSMAMTLKNLWQYPGLELLGLSVPLRGTGICLSRGVVERHGWPGRSLTEDLDATIAFVAAGERIHYDPLAVSQQYMPPDMASALVQRRRWSAGESEAKGPLGRLMRQRLAERDCLGAAYALYLAMPPFSLNFAACCGLAVLALPLALAGGPAAPLQAALALSCAHAGYFLLGLSGRRASLADLQALGMIPAYAAWRVWVHVAASFGRVANWDRTPRV, from the coding sequence ATGACCCTGGCCGCCGCGCTGCTGTTTCTCTGTCTCGCCCCGCTGGCGCTGTGGCTGGCGGCGCTGGGGCTGCTCGCGCTGGCCTCACTGAGAAACCTGCGCAAGGCCGGGCAGCCTCCGCAGGCCCTCCATGTGCGTCTGGCCGTGCTGGTGCCCGCGCACGACGAGGAACTCATGATCGGCGGAACCGTCAGGGCGATTCTCGCTTCGGCGCATCCCACCGACAACCTCCGGGTGTTCGTGGTGGCGGACAACTGCACAGACGCCACCGCCGCCGAGGCGCGCCTGGCAGGGGCCGTCTGCCTGGAGCGCGACGACCCGCAGCGCCGGGGCAAGGCCTACGCGCTGGAATTCGGTCTTGCAGCCATCCGGGAGCGTGGCGGCTTCGACGCCGTGGTGCTCTTCGACGCGGACTCGCGCCCGGCGGCGAATTTTCTGCCGCGCATGGCGGGCTGGACCTCCCTGAGGCGGGAGGTGGTCCAGGGCCGCTACGACGTGCTGGAGCCTGAGCGCACCTGGTTCACCCGCCTGACCTCCATGGCCATGACCCTGAAGAACTTGTGGCAATACCCCGGCCTGGAGCTGCTCGGGCTCTCGGTGCCGCTGCGCGGAACGGGCATCTGCCTCTCGCGCGGCGTGGTGGAGCGCCACGGCTGGCCCGGGCGCTCCCTCACGGAGGACCTGGACGCAACAATCGCCTTCGTGGCGGCCGGGGAGCGCATCCACTACGACCCCCTGGCCGTCAGCCAGCAGTACATGCCCCCGGACATGGCCTCGGCCCTGGTGCAGCGCCGCCGCTGGTCCGCCGGGGAATCAGAGGCCAAGGGGCCGCTTGGGCGCCTCATGCGCCAGCGCCTCGCCGAACGGGACTGCCTCGGCGCGGCCTACGCGCTCTATCTGGCCATGCCCCCCTTCTCGCTCAATTTCGCCGCCTGTTGCGGGCTCGCGGTGCTGGCCCTGCCGCTTGCCCTGGCGGGAGGCCCGGCCGCGCCGCTCCAGGCCGCCCTGGCGCTGAGCTGCGCCCATGCGGGCTATTTCCTGCTGGGCTTGAGCGGACGGCGCGCCTCCCTGGCGGATCTGCAGGCCCTGGGCATGATCCCGGCCTACGCCGCGTGGCGCGTCTGGGTGCATGTGGCGGCCAGCTTCGGGCGGGTGGCCAACTGGGACAGAACACCCCGGGTTTGA
- a CDS encoding class I SAM-dependent methyltransferase, translating to MSGLDVYFTLGMGYRRNSEGDGLLRSLTGVTSVHTRLRSLHMLRALERERVPPQVMEFGFGEGYLLLAMARRHPQSSFLGMEIDSGHVRNLRARAKAAGLANVEAVQGDFQDMVPSPRFGLIYCADVLEHIPRDRALMEFFAASMLPGGRLVLHVPLRRSLQRRFLPWFKSHTDPGHVREEYTPEELTSLVAGAGLQPRAPEPTFSPPGEAAFELNSLCWKSRTLDRLVRPLTLFPAMLLGLADLLPRSRGNSILLEARKAAA from the coding sequence ATGTCTGGACTTGACGTGTATTTCACCCTGGGCATGGGCTACAGGCGAAACAGCGAGGGGGACGGGCTGCTCCGCTCCCTCACGGGTGTCACGTCCGTTCACACCCGGCTGCGCTCCCTGCATATGCTGCGCGCCCTGGAGCGTGAGCGCGTCCCCCCGCAGGTGATGGAGTTCGGCTTCGGCGAGGGCTACCTGCTGCTGGCCATGGCCCGCAGGCATCCACAGTCATCCTTCCTGGGGATGGAGATCGACTCGGGGCACGTCCGGAACCTCAGGGCGCGGGCCAAGGCCGCGGGCCTCGCCAACGTGGAGGCCGTGCAGGGCGACTTCCAGGACATGGTCCCCTCCCCGCGCTTCGGCCTGATCTACTGCGCGGACGTTCTGGAGCACATCCCCCGGGACCGCGCCCTCATGGAGTTCTTCGCCGCCAGCATGCTCCCGGGCGGCAGGCTGGTGCTGCACGTGCCCTTGCGGCGCTCGCTGCAGCGCCGCTTCCTGCCCTGGTTCAAGTCCCACACCGACCCTGGGCACGTCCGCGAGGAATACACACCCGAGGAACTCACCTCGCTGGTGGCCGGGGCCGGGCTCCAACCCAGGGCGCCCGAGCCCACCTTCTCGCCCCCGGGCGAGGCGGCGTTCGAGCTCAACAGCCTGTGCTGGAAGTCGCGCACGCTGGACCGGCTGGTGCGGCCCCTCACCCTGTTCCCGGCCATGCTCCTGGGCCTGGCCGACCTTCTGCCCCGCAGCAGGGGCAACTCCATCCTGCTTGAAGCCCGCAAGGCGGCCGCATGA